A genomic segment from Zingiber officinale cultivar Zhangliang unplaced genomic scaffold, Zo_v1.1 ctg249, whole genome shotgun sequence encodes:
- the LOC122037242 gene encoding protein STAR1-like isoform X1 codes for MKRMIDPRIPSTSGEIDLSQRMGSAAEEARELLVTVDDLAADSSPPAPKIEVRELTKESETTGEAILRGVSVAVPAGVIVGIIGPSGSGKSTLLRALNRLWEPPAGSVMLDGRDIRDLDVLALRRRVGMLFQMPALFDGTVADNVRYGPKLKGIDLSDEEVKKLLVMADLEPSLASKSSSELSVGQAQRVALARTLANEPEVLLLDEPTSALDPISTQNIEEAIVRLKKTRRMTTVMVSHSVKQIQRIADLVCLLVAGEIVEVLEPSRLSEARHPMARRFLELST; via the exons ATGAAGAGGATGATCGATCCTCGAATCCCGAGCACATCAGGAGAAATAGATCTCTCCCAACGCATGGGTTCAGCAGCAG AAGAGGCGAGGGAGCTGCTAGTGACGGTGGATGATCTGGCGGCGGATTCTTCGCCGCCGGCGCCGAAGATTGAGGTGCGCGAGCTGACGAAGGAGTCGGAGACGACGGGGGAGGCGATCCTGCGGGGGGTGAGCGTGGCGGTGCCGGCGGGGGTCATCGTTGGGATTATCGGCCCAAGCGGCAGCGGCAAGTCCACGCTCCTCCGGGCTCTGAACCGGCTGTGGGAGCCTCCCGCCGGATCGGTGATGCTCGACGGCAGGGACATCCGCGACCTCGACGTCCTCGCGCTCCGCCGCAGGGTCGGGATGCTCTTCCAGATGCCCGCCCTCTTCGACG GAACGGTGGCAGACAACGTGAGATACGGGCCTAAGTTGAAAGGGATCGACTTAAGTGACGAAGAGGTGAAGAAGCTTCTCGTCATGGCAGATTTGGAGCCTTCGTTAGCATCGAAATCGTCCTCCGAGCTCTCTGTAGGCCAAGCCCAGCGTGTCGCCCTCGCCCGAACTCTAGCAAATGAGCCTGAG GTGCTACTTTTGGATGAGCCAACTAGTGCATTGGACCCCATATCAACCCAAAATATCGAGGAAGCTATTGTACGCCTCAAGAAGACTCGACGGATGACGACTGTGATGGTGTCTCACAGTGTCAAGCAAATCCAACGTATTGCCGACTTAGTGTGCCTACTAGTGGCCGGCGAGATTGTGGAGGTTCTTGAGCCGTCGCGCTTGTCTGAGGCTCGACACCCCATGGCTCGACGCTTCTTAGAGCTGAGCACCTAG
- the LOC122037242 gene encoding protein STAR1-like isoform X2 codes for MKRMIDPRIPSTSGEIDLSQRMGSAAEARELLVTVDDLAADSSPPAPKIEVRELTKESETTGEAILRGVSVAVPAGVIVGIIGPSGSGKSTLLRALNRLWEPPAGSVMLDGRDIRDLDVLALRRRVGMLFQMPALFDGTVADNVRYGPKLKGIDLSDEEVKKLLVMADLEPSLASKSSSELSVGQAQRVALARTLANEPEVLLLDEPTSALDPISTQNIEEAIVRLKKTRRMTTVMVSHSVKQIQRIADLVCLLVAGEIVEVLEPSRLSEARHPMARRFLELST; via the exons ATGAAGAGGATGATCGATCCTCGAATCCCGAGCACATCAGGAGAAATAGATCTCTCCCAACGCATGGGTTCAGCAGCAG AGGCGAGGGAGCTGCTAGTGACGGTGGATGATCTGGCGGCGGATTCTTCGCCGCCGGCGCCGAAGATTGAGGTGCGCGAGCTGACGAAGGAGTCGGAGACGACGGGGGAGGCGATCCTGCGGGGGGTGAGCGTGGCGGTGCCGGCGGGGGTCATCGTTGGGATTATCGGCCCAAGCGGCAGCGGCAAGTCCACGCTCCTCCGGGCTCTGAACCGGCTGTGGGAGCCTCCCGCCGGATCGGTGATGCTCGACGGCAGGGACATCCGCGACCTCGACGTCCTCGCGCTCCGCCGCAGGGTCGGGATGCTCTTCCAGATGCCCGCCCTCTTCGACG GAACGGTGGCAGACAACGTGAGATACGGGCCTAAGTTGAAAGGGATCGACTTAAGTGACGAAGAGGTGAAGAAGCTTCTCGTCATGGCAGATTTGGAGCCTTCGTTAGCATCGAAATCGTCCTCCGAGCTCTCTGTAGGCCAAGCCCAGCGTGTCGCCCTCGCCCGAACTCTAGCAAATGAGCCTGAG GTGCTACTTTTGGATGAGCCAACTAGTGCATTGGACCCCATATCAACCCAAAATATCGAGGAAGCTATTGTACGCCTCAAGAAGACTCGACGGATGACGACTGTGATGGTGTCTCACAGTGTCAAGCAAATCCAACGTATTGCCGACTTAGTGTGCCTACTAGTGGCCGGCGAGATTGTGGAGGTTCTTGAGCCGTCGCGCTTGTCTGAGGCTCGACACCCCATGGCTCGACGCTTCTTAGAGCTGAGCACCTAG